Below is a genomic region from Fragaria vesca subsp. vesca unplaced genomic scaffold, FraVesHawaii_1.0 scf0512919, whole genome shotgun sequence.
GCAGTTTCTGCAATGCCGATAAGTTTTGTTTCCTACGAGCTTAAAAAGAAAGCATACCTTTTGGTTTAACATACTAACGTTTATCGCTTTCTATTTTGACTGGTACAGAGTTCGATTTCTGCTGAACCCAACGAAACTGTATCCAATAAAGAATCTGAGAATGGTGCTGAATCATGGGATGGGAAGGACCTTTGGAAACCTCTAAATTGTTTGGTGGAAGTCGCAAATCGGACCAAGTCTCTAAAACCCAATTCACAAGGGTCTGAAAGAGTAGAACCAGCT
It encodes:
- the LOC101294906 gene encoding E3 ubiquitin protein ligase DRIP2-like encodes the protein MTGKRTKAVARKASTLQGSKDHADSQSSAEASNKSGENTRPSSISAEPNETVSNKESENGAESWDGKDLWKPLNCLVEVANRTKSLKPNSQGSERVEPAISP